CGGGCGAAGCCGAGGAAGCGGTGCGACCGGGTGAAGCCCGAGCAGTATTGCTGCGGCCGCTTTCGTATATGAATCTGTCGGGCCGGCCCGTGAGTGCGGCCTTGCGGTGGTACGACCTACCGATATCCGAACTGCTCGTAATCTGCGACGACGTGAATCTGCCGGCCGGTCATCTGCGTCTGCGGTTCAAGGGCGGATCGGGTGGACAAAAGGGTCTGCAATCCATCGTCGAACACCTTGGAACCGAGGAATTCGCCCGTTTGCGCATCGGAGTTGGAGGAGGCGATCCCCGTACCGACGTGGCGGAGTACGTGCTATCGCGGGTACCGGCGGAATTGCGATTGACTATTGACGAGGCGGTGGCGCGCGCGGCGAACGCGGTGGAATGCTATCTTCGGGACGGGCTGGACGCCGCCATGAATCGTT
This genomic stretch from bacterium harbors:
- the pth gene encoding aminoacyl-tRNA hydrolase, translated to MPLIVGLGNPGKEYQGTPHNVGFAVVSRLAEQWGIGFRRSRSGEAEEAVRPGEARAVLLRPLSYMNLSGRPVSAALRWYDLPISELLVICDDVNLPAGHLRLRFKGGSGGQKGLQSIVEHLGTEEFARLRIGVGGGDPRTDVAEYVLSRVPAELRLTIDEAVARAANAVECYLRDGLDAAMNRFNTPHPVNSEQNPSGENGSPDANRPEGEP